One region of Rhodocaloribacter litoris genomic DNA includes:
- a CDS encoding Glu/Leu/Phe/Val family dehydrogenase → MPFNRNVYERAIYKEPAPIRDRENPFESMVKRFDVAAQILELDPGFYEYLTTPSRVHITAVPVIMDDGRIKVFEGIRVIHNEVLGPSKGGIRYAPDVTVDEVKALAAWMTWKCAVVGVPFGGGKGGVVCDPSKMSPGELERLTRRYTANLLDVFGPDRDIPAPDMNTNAQIMAWILDTYSMHVRRTENAVVTGKPIILGGSLGRREATGRGVMTVTLAALERLGLRPADCTVAVQGFGNVGSIAAQLLAEQGCKVVAVSDLSGGYYNENGLDINAMIEYASRNKGSLQGYPEAQPISNEELLTLEVDVLAPCAKEDQITRHNAPQVKAKIIVEGANGPTTPAADDILKENGCLVIPDILANAGGVTVSYFEWVQDRQGYFWTLDRVNRRLDRMMRAAFDNVYQAAEKYGVTLRIGAYVLAIDKVATALRLRGIYA, encoded by the coding sequence ATGCCCTTTAACCGCAACGTATACGAGCGGGCGATCTACAAAGAGCCCGCGCCGATCCGCGACCGCGAGAACCCGTTCGAGTCGATGGTCAAACGCTTCGACGTGGCCGCGCAGATCCTCGAGCTCGATCCCGGTTTCTACGAATACCTCACGACGCCCTCGCGCGTGCACATCACCGCCGTCCCGGTCATCATGGACGACGGGCGCATCAAGGTCTTCGAGGGTATCCGCGTGATCCACAACGAAGTCCTGGGGCCTTCCAAGGGCGGCATTCGCTATGCGCCGGACGTGACTGTCGACGAGGTGAAGGCGCTGGCGGCCTGGATGACGTGGAAGTGCGCCGTCGTCGGGGTCCCCTTCGGTGGTGGCAAGGGCGGGGTGGTCTGCGACCCGAGCAAGATGAGCCCGGGCGAGCTCGAACGCCTCACCCGCCGCTACACGGCCAACCTGCTCGACGTCTTCGGCCCGGACCGTGACATCCCCGCGCCGGACATGAACACGAACGCGCAGATCATGGCGTGGATTCTGGACACGTACTCGATGCACGTGCGCCGCACCGAGAACGCCGTCGTCACGGGTAAGCCGATCATCCTCGGCGGCTCGCTGGGCCGGCGCGAAGCCACCGGCCGCGGGGTGATGACCGTCACGCTCGCGGCGCTGGAGCGGCTCGGCCTGCGCCCGGCCGACTGCACCGTGGCCGTGCAGGGCTTCGGCAACGTCGGCTCCATCGCGGCCCAGCTCCTGGCCGAGCAGGGCTGCAAGGTCGTGGCCGTCAGCGACCTCTCCGGCGGCTACTATAACGAGAACGGCCTGGACATCAATGCGATGATCGAATACGCGTCCCGGAACAAGGGATCGCTCCAGGGCTACCCTGAAGCCCAGCCGATCTCGAACGAGGAGCTGCTCACGCTCGAGGTCGACGTGCTGGCACCCTGCGCCAAGGAGGACCAGATCACCCGGCACAACGCCCCACAGGTCAAGGCCAAAATCATCGTCGAAGGGGCCAACGGCCCGACGACGCCCGCCGCCGACGACATCCTCAAGGAGAACGGCTGCCTTGTCATCCCGGACATCCTGGCCAACGCCGGCGGCGTCACGGTCTCCTACTTCGAATGGGTCCAGGACCGCCAGGGCTACTTCTGGACGCTCGACCGCGTCAACCGCCGGCTCGACCGGATGATGCGTGCGGCCTTCGACAACGTCTACCAGGCCGCCGAGAAGTACGGCGTCACACTCCGCATCGGAGCCTACGTGCTGGCCATCGACAAGGTCGCCACGGCCCTGCGCCTGCGCGGCATCTATGCCTGA
- a CDS encoding TrmH family RNA methyltransferase: MTNRRRKEIASLVHRKYRERLGQFCVEGVRSVEAAVAAGAPLVELVVGEAARADDRVRALLEQAGVPVHVLPDREVARLSDVQASQGVLAVARTVLVPETTLHTHRTVLVLDGLQDPGNVGTNLRTAAWFGVEAVLAGPGTADFFNPKAVRAAMGGLWDVRLARTADLPAALERLRRAGFALYGADLDGIEVHAWTPPFPSALVLGSEAHGLTPGVAACLDARVTVPGHTARRGAESLNVAVAAGILMAQWFKSS, encoded by the coding sequence ATGACGAACCGCCGCCGGAAGGAGATCGCGTCGCTGGTCCACCGGAAATACCGGGAGCGGCTGGGACAGTTTTGCGTGGAGGGGGTGCGCTCGGTGGAGGCGGCCGTGGCGGCGGGGGCGCCGCTCGTCGAGCTGGTCGTCGGGGAGGCGGCCCGGGCGGACGACCGCGTCCGGGCGCTCCTGGAGCAGGCCGGCGTGCCCGTGCACGTCCTGCCGGACCGCGAGGTGGCCCGCCTCTCCGACGTGCAGGCGAGCCAGGGGGTGCTGGCCGTGGCCCGCACGGTGCTCGTGCCCGAGACGACGCTCCACACGCACCGGACCGTCCTCGTGCTCGACGGCCTGCAGGATCCCGGCAACGTGGGGACGAACCTGCGCACGGCGGCCTGGTTCGGCGTCGAGGCCGTGCTCGCCGGGCCCGGCACCGCCGACTTTTTCAACCCGAAGGCCGTCCGTGCCGCCATGGGCGGGTTGTGGGACGTGCGCCTGGCCCGCACCGCCGACCTGCCCGCCGCACTGGAGCGCCTCCGCCGGGCCGGCTTCGCTCTTTACGGCGCCGATCTCGACGGCATCGAGGTGCACGCCTGGACGCCCCCCTTCCCCTCGGCCCTCGTGCTCGGCAGCGAGGCGCACGGCCTCACGCCCGGCGTGGCCGCCTGCCTGGACGCCCGCGTGACCGTCCCCGGCCACACGGCCCGCCGCGGCGCCGAGTCGCTCAACGTGGCCGTGGCCGCCGGGATCCTGATGGCGCAATGGTTTAAGTCCTCATAA
- a CDS encoding alanine dehydrogenase produces MEVPALQSFALEGGLLTMEKPLRVGERHTSLRIGIPREISNEERRVSLAPSGVSTLVANRHEVYVEKGAGEQAHFSDERYAEAGAELVENSADLYSKCELIVKVGPPCEEELSLLQEKQILISALHLGDTSPAFLRRLMELNITGIGFEFIREADGTLPIVRMMHEIMGSMAVQIAAHYLESGGGGKGVMLGGISGVPPSTVVILGAGVVGEWAARTALGFGAHVIVLDNDLSALRVMEHYLDRRITTAMATEQYIRQAVARADVVIGAMMAVGQRAPVVVTEDMVAAMRPGSVIVDAVIDQGGCIETSRPTTHSEPVFVKHGVIHYCIPNMPSNAARTATYALTNVLVPYLLKIGEAGSINEALWRDVGLRNGTYVYRRHLTKKSLANMFGMPHRDIELLIASGI; encoded by the coding sequence ATGGAGGTTCCAGCCCTGCAGAGTTTTGCCCTCGAAGGAGGGCTGCTGACCATGGAGAAGCCGCTGCGGGTGGGGGAGCGGCATACCTCGCTGCGCATCGGCATTCCCCGGGAGATCTCGAACGAGGAGCGACGCGTCTCCCTGGCGCCCAGTGGGGTCAGTACCCTCGTGGCGAACCGGCACGAGGTCTACGTGGAAAAGGGCGCGGGCGAGCAGGCCCACTTCAGCGACGAGCGCTATGCCGAAGCCGGTGCCGAGCTCGTTGAAAACTCCGCCGACCTGTACAGCAAGTGCGAGCTGATCGTGAAGGTGGGACCGCCGTGCGAGGAGGAGCTGAGCCTGCTGCAGGAGAAGCAGATCCTCATCTCGGCGCTGCACCTGGGCGACACCTCGCCGGCCTTCCTGCGCCGCCTGATGGAACTCAACATCACCGGCATCGGGTTCGAGTTCATCCGCGAGGCGGACGGCACGCTGCCCATCGTCCGGATGATGCACGAGATCATGGGCTCGATGGCGGTGCAGATCGCCGCGCACTACCTGGAAAGCGGGGGCGGCGGCAAGGGGGTCATGCTCGGCGGCATCTCGGGCGTGCCGCCCTCGACGGTGGTCATCCTCGGTGCGGGCGTCGTGGGCGAGTGGGCCGCCCGCACGGCCCTGGGCTTCGGGGCCCACGTCATCGTGCTGGACAACGACCTGAGCGCCCTGCGCGTGATGGAGCATTACCTGGACCGCCGCATCACCACGGCCATGGCCACCGAGCAGTACATCCGGCAGGCCGTCGCCCGTGCCGACGTGGTCATCGGCGCCATGATGGCCGTCGGGCAGCGGGCGCCGGTCGTCGTCACCGAGGACATGGTGGCCGCCATGCGCCCCGGCTCGGTCATCGTCGACGCCGTCATCGATCAGGGCGGGTGCATCGAGACGAGCCGACCGACGACCCACTCGGAGCCCGTCTTCGTCAAGCACGGGGTCATCCACTACTGCATCCCCAACATGCCGTCGAACGCCGCCCGCACGGCCACCTATGCGCTGACGAACGTGCTCGTCCCCTACCTCCTGAAGATCGGCGAGGCCGGCTCGATCAACGAGGCGCTCTGGCGCGACGTGGGCCTGCGCAACGGCACCTACGTCTACCGCCGCCACCTCACCAAGAAGAGCCTGGCCAACATGTTCGGCATGCCCCACCGGGACATCGAACTGCTCATCGCCTCAGGTATTTGA
- a CDS encoding Gfo/Idh/MocA family oxidoreductase has product MDRRTFLKAGAVAGVGASVGGARAFGQEAPAVLRRRSDQTVRLGFIGVGLRGREHLRLALHRDDVHVAALCDIDPDALARAQALVAEAGRPAPPVFTGDDYAFLDLLAMDALDAVIIATPWLWHVPMAVAAMRAGKYAGLEVPAAVTLDECWDLVDTYEATGVPCMILENVCYRRDVMAVLNMVRQGLFGELVHLECGYQHDLRHVKFNDGRQPYGGGVEFGEKGFSEAKWRTLHSVHRNGDLYPTHGVGPVATMLDINRGNRFVSLTSTATKSRGLHDYIVKQAGPDHPNAKVRFKLGDVVTTVIRTQNEETIVVRHDTNLPRPYSLGFRVQGTRGLWMDLNRSIYLEGESPAHQWEPAQPYLERYDHPLWQRYAARAEGAGHGGMDFFVLHAFVEAVRQEAPPPLDVYDAAAWSAVSPLSEQSIAAGGAPCFFPDFTRGQWMKRRPAFALDGMG; this is encoded by the coding sequence ATGGACCGACGAACGTTCCTCAAGGCCGGTGCCGTGGCCGGCGTCGGGGCTTCCGTGGGCGGGGCGCGGGCCTTCGGGCAGGAGGCCCCCGCCGTACTGCGCCGCCGGAGCGACCAGACGGTGCGGCTGGGCTTCATCGGCGTGGGGCTGCGCGGCCGCGAGCACCTGCGCCTGGCCCTGCACCGCGACGACGTGCACGTCGCCGCCCTGTGCGACATCGACCCGGACGCCCTCGCCCGGGCACAGGCCCTCGTCGCCGAAGCCGGCCGGCCCGCGCCACCCGTCTTCACCGGCGACGACTACGCCTTCCTCGACCTGCTGGCGATGGACGCCCTCGACGCCGTCATCATTGCCACCCCCTGGCTGTGGCACGTGCCGATGGCCGTGGCCGCCATGCGAGCCGGCAAATACGCCGGCCTGGAAGTCCCCGCCGCCGTCACCCTCGACGAATGCTGGGACCTGGTCGACACCTACGAGGCGACGGGCGTGCCGTGCATGATCCTCGAAAACGTCTGCTACCGCCGCGACGTGATGGCCGTGCTCAACATGGTGCGGCAGGGGCTCTTCGGCGAGCTGGTCCACCTCGAATGCGGCTACCAGCACGACCTGCGCCACGTCAAGTTCAACGACGGCCGGCAACCCTACGGCGGCGGCGTCGAGTTCGGCGAGAAGGGGTTCTCCGAGGCGAAGTGGCGCACGCTGCATTCGGTCCACCGCAACGGCGACCTCTATCCCACGCACGGCGTCGGCCCGGTGGCTACGATGCTCGACATCAACCGGGGCAACCGCTTCGTCTCCCTCACCTCCACCGCCACCAAGAGCCGGGGATTGCACGACTACATCGTCAAACAGGCGGGCCCGGACCATCCCAATGCGAAGGTGCGCTTCAAACTCGGCGACGTCGTCACGACGGTCATCCGAACGCAAAACGAGGAGACGATCGTCGTCCGGCACGATACGAACCTGCCCCGTCCCTACTCCCTCGGCTTCCGTGTCCAGGGGACCCGGGGGCTGTGGATGGACCTGAACCGGTCGATCTACCTGGAGGGCGAAAGCCCGGCGCATCAATGGGAGCCGGCGCAGCCCTACCTGGAGCGCTACGACCATCCGCTCTGGCAGCGATATGCCGCCCGGGCCGAAGGAGCCGGGCATGGCGGGATGGATTTCTTCGTGCTCCACGCCTTTGTCGAGGCCGTCAGGCAGGAGGCCCCGCCTCCCCTCGACGTTTACGACGCGGCGGCCTGGAGCGCCGTCAGCCCGCTCTCGGAGCAGTCGATCGCCGCCGGCGGTGCCCCCTGCTTCTTCCCCGACTTCACGCGCGGGCAGTGGATGAAACGCCGCCCTGCCTTCGCCCTCGACGGGATGGGCTGA
- a CDS encoding RDD family protein has protein sequence MEPRDLSAEQEPVFDDGPLREATPYPKANLGRRFLAHLIDAVLAGLGVALVGLVSASLGGLVGALYFLVRDGLTLDWMDRRSIGKRLMKLRPIRLDGAPVDLETSVRRNWMWTLGYLGSISFAGLAWVLGVAGLTLLVYEAYRVVTDPGGRRWGDELAGTQVIDATG, from the coding sequence ATGGAACCCAGAGACCTTTCCGCCGAGCAAGAGCCCGTCTTCGACGACGGACCGTTACGCGAGGCCACGCCCTATCCGAAGGCAAACCTGGGCCGGCGCTTTCTGGCTCACCTCATCGACGCCGTGCTGGCCGGGCTGGGCGTGGCCCTCGTCGGCCTCGTCTCCGCATCCCTGGGCGGCCTGGTCGGCGCCCTCTACTTCCTCGTCCGCGACGGCCTCACCCTCGACTGGATGGACCGGCGCTCGATCGGCAAGCGGCTCATGAAGCTCCGCCCGATCCGCCTCGACGGCGCCCCGGTGGACCTGGAAACCTCGGTCCGGCGCAACTGGATGTGGACGCTCGGCTATCTGGGCTCCATTTCGTTCGCCGGGCTGGCCTGGGTGCTGGGCGTGGCCGGCCTCACCCTGCTCGTCTACGAAGCCTACCGGGTCGTCACCGACCCCGGCGGCCGTCGCTGGGGCGACGAACTGGCCGGCACCCAGGTCATCGACGCGACGGGATGA
- a CDS encoding phytanoyl-CoA dioxygenase family protein, with protein sequence MKKPLPAIGHEGNPSQVLDVPLKDIRKKLPRRVLSESDWETWTTWGYVVIPDAVPPDHVERLKNLLWAFQEMDPGDPSTWDRTDRRAHRMQELNNSGMVEIYHHQYLWDNRQYPRVYDAFVDIWDREDLWVTIDRANLNPPNHSHRPFEGFIHWDVDTSADPLPVNVQGVLSLVDTDPEVGGFQCVPELFRTLETWLAAQPPGRDPYKPDTTGFETKFIPMKAGDLLIFNSLLPHGIRPNTSKNRVRMAQYISMYPADESNAERRAWRIHSWREREPPKGVAFPGDPRGWEKTRYEPARLSELGERLLGLRSWND encoded by the coding sequence ATGAAAAAACCGCTCCCTGCCATCGGTCACGAGGGGAATCCGTCGCAGGTGCTCGACGTGCCCCTCAAAGACATCCGCAAGAAACTGCCGCGGCGCGTGCTGTCCGAATCGGACTGGGAAACCTGGACGACGTGGGGCTACGTGGTGATCCCCGACGCCGTCCCCCCCGATCACGTGGAGCGACTCAAGAACCTCCTGTGGGCGTTCCAGGAGATGGACCCCGGAGATCCGTCGACGTGGGACCGAACGGATCGGAGAGCCCACCGGATGCAGGAGCTCAACAACAGCGGGATGGTGGAGATCTACCATCACCAGTACCTCTGGGACAACCGGCAATACCCGCGCGTCTACGACGCCTTCGTCGACATCTGGGACCGGGAAGACCTCTGGGTCACCATCGACCGGGCCAACCTCAACCCCCCCAACCACAGCCATCGGCCCTTCGAGGGGTTCATCCACTGGGACGTCGACACCTCCGCCGATCCCCTTCCCGTCAACGTCCAGGGCGTGCTCTCCCTCGTCGACACCGATCCCGAGGTCGGCGGCTTTCAGTGTGTGCCGGAACTGTTCCGCACGCTGGAGACGTGGCTCGCCGCCCAGCCCCCGGGCCGGGACCCCTACAAACCCGACACGACCGGCTTCGAAACGAAGTTCATCCCGATGAAGGCGGGGGATCTGCTGATCTTCAACTCGCTGCTGCCCCACGGGATCAGGCCGAACACCTCCAAAAACCGGGTTCGCATGGCACAGTACATCTCGATGTATCCGGCCGACGAAAGCAATGCGGAGAGAAGGGCCTGGCGGATCCATTCATGGCGGGAGCGTGAGCCACCGAAAGGGGTGGCCTTTCCGGGCGATCCACGGGGATGGGAGAAGACGCGCTACGAACCCGCACGACTGAGCGAACTCGGCGAGCGTTTGCTCGGCCTCCGTTCCTGGAACGATTGA
- a CDS encoding AraC family transcriptional regulator, translating to MPSNDTRAEELAEAYRQEIVERLLRAVPEDGRREPVPGLGLFRISAPTELYHSLFEPAFCVIAQGAKEVLVGSRRYRYDPHHYLIATLELPVASHVVEATAEAPYLSLRLPLDPRTISAVMVEAGYLPAQEGAGASAFDVSPLGLPLLEAVLRLVRLVEAPEDAPVLMPLITREIIFRLLQGAQGVRLRHLVMLNGQYHRMARAIDLIRTRFDRPLEIPELADELGMSTSALYQHFKAATGMSPLQFQKQLRLQEARRLMLMEGLDATTAGYRVGYNDAAHFSRDYKRLFSAPPMRDVERMRRRLATASR from the coding sequence ATGCCATCGAACGACACACGGGCCGAGGAGCTGGCGGAGGCCTACCGGCAGGAAATCGTGGAGCGGCTCCTGCGGGCCGTCCCGGAAGACGGGCGACGCGAGCCGGTCCCGGGGCTGGGCCTCTTCCGGATATCGGCCCCCACCGAGCTGTATCACAGCCTGTTCGAGCCGGCGTTCTGCGTCATCGCGCAGGGCGCCAAGGAGGTGCTCGTCGGCAGCCGCCGCTACCGCTACGATCCCCACCATTACCTGATCGCCACGCTGGAACTGCCCGTGGCCAGCCACGTCGTCGAGGCCACGGCCGAGGCGCCGTACCTGAGCCTGCGCTTGCCGCTCGACCCCCGCACGATCAGCGCGGTCATGGTCGAGGCCGGCTACCTGCCGGCGCAGGAGGGCGCCGGGGCGTCGGCGTTCGACGTGAGCCCGCTCGGGCTGCCGCTGCTGGAGGCCGTCCTCCGGCTGGTGCGGCTGGTGGAGGCACCGGAGGACGCGCCCGTGCTGATGCCGCTCATCACGCGCGAGATCATCTTCCGCCTGCTCCAGGGGGCGCAGGGCGTGCGGCTCCGCCACCTGGTGATGCTCAACGGCCAGTACCACCGCATGGCCCGCGCCATCGACCTGATCCGCACGCGCTTCGACCGGCCGCTGGAGATCCCGGAGCTGGCCGACGAGCTGGGCATGAGCACCTCGGCCCTCTACCAGCATTTCAAAGCCGCCACCGGCATGAGCCCGCTCCAGTTCCAGAAACAGCTGCGGCTGCAGGAGGCCCGGCGGCTGATGCTCATGGAGGGCCTCGACGCCACGACGGCCGGCTACCGCGTCGGCTATAACGACGCCGCCCACTTCAGCCGGGACTACAAGCGGCTCTTCAGCGCCCCGCCCATGCGCGACGTCGAGCGGATGCGCCGGCGCCTTGCGACCGCCTCACGGTGA
- a CDS encoding zinc-dependent alcohol dehydrogenase family protein has product MRATILHGAKDVQLERLPDPKIQEPTDAIIRVLVSCICGSDLWPYRGYDPVPDEGRPMGHEAVGVVEDLGRDVRTVKPGDVVLMPFAFSDGSCPFCHEGLTTACIHAGFFGYSPEVGGAQAEAVRIPLADGTLYPVPVSEGDRALLPHLLTLTDVLGTGHHAAVTARVGPGKTAAVIGDGAVGLCGVLAAKRLGAERILLLGHHDDRIALGRAFGATDVVTERGEAAVERVRELTGGFGAHAVLECVGTEEAVETAVQIARPGGAVGRVGVPHHAGIPAGVTFFKNVTVAGGPAPTRAYMPDLLPDVLEGRIDPGRVFDVTLPLDQVAEGYRAMDERRALKVMLTP; this is encoded by the coding sequence ATGCGCGCGACGATTCTGCACGGAGCGAAGGACGTTCAACTGGAACGGCTCCCCGACCCGAAGATCCAGGAGCCCACGGATGCGATCATCCGGGTGCTTGTCTCCTGCATCTGCGGCTCGGACCTCTGGCCCTACCGGGGCTACGACCCCGTCCCCGACGAGGGCCGGCCGATGGGCCACGAGGCCGTGGGTGTGGTGGAAGACTTGGGCAGGGACGTGCGCACGGTGAAGCCGGGCGACGTGGTCCTCATGCCGTTCGCCTTCTCCGACGGCTCCTGCCCCTTCTGCCACGAAGGACTGACCACGGCCTGCATCCACGCGGGCTTCTTTGGCTACTCGCCGGAGGTGGGCGGGGCGCAGGCCGAGGCGGTGCGCATCCCGCTGGCGGACGGCACGCTCTACCCGGTGCCCGTCTCCGAGGGCGACCGCGCGCTGCTGCCGCACCTGCTCACGCTCACCGACGTCCTGGGTACCGGCCACCACGCCGCCGTGACGGCGCGGGTCGGCCCGGGCAAGACCGCCGCGGTGATCGGCGACGGCGCCGTGGGGCTCTGCGGCGTGCTGGCGGCGAAGCGCCTGGGCGCCGAGCGCATCCTCCTGCTCGGCCACCACGACGACCGCATCGCGCTGGGGCGGGCCTTCGGCGCCACGGACGTGGTGACCGAGCGCGGCGAGGCGGCCGTCGAGCGGGTGCGGGAACTCACCGGCGGGTTCGGAGCGCACGCGGTGCTGGAGTGCGTGGGCACGGAGGAAGCGGTGGAGACGGCGGTGCAGATCGCGCGGCCGGGTGGGGCCGTCGGACGCGTCGGCGTGCCGCACCACGCGGGCATCCCGGCCGGCGTCACCTTTTTCAAGAACGTGACTGTGGCCGGCGGCCCGGCCCCCACACGCGCCTACATGCCGGACCTGCTGCCCGACGTGCTCGAGGGCCGCATCGACCCCGGCCGGGTCTTCGACGTGACGCTGCCGCTGGACCAGGTGGCCGAGGGCTACCGGGCCATGGACGAGCGCCGCGCCCTCAAGGTGATGCTGACGCCCTGA